The following coding sequences are from one Triticum aestivum cultivar Chinese Spring chromosome 5A, IWGSC CS RefSeq v2.1, whole genome shotgun sequence window:
- the LOC123107199 gene encoding putative F-box protein At1g77650 isoform X2, protein MKPTKKKRLTWLPQDIIELILVRLPVSNLLRCRVVCKQWDGIIRDPQFTMAHLRHAQRRPLLFFQQDGSSGKLCPSEAVLFDEAWSPSKWDVPVVEPDDFLCGSCNGLLCLYSSKSTIKIANLATGECMHLAKPVKMYSTGDHPSFYSFGFSPATNEYKVLHFLPGNEHHHVGGSFSVIQVYTLGDEQWRVVRTEQALSLYCVKQSGVVNVDGAMYWLTHDKESSWRRAVVSFDLRDECLKLIRLPEVDFADPAFGNPFLYWITEIDSKVSVAAVQVRRDTGLTGKLHIWTLDNKTEQSSWIQTYSIELSTLKVLGPHFIYGDKIIMHSVNGGIYCHELTSQRFTIDVTKLGKLLLFSPRCGYRSIQSCMYVKSLVRLDAYKKAGIVRTPKRKEGWKLKKWEAWEHDRSEIEELWRSAHRIQQRMHEMAHVIGAAISLNLPAPPDQDSPHRRLNWVEQRRMTDMLESHVDSLDAQWKVLVQAADAFSVESKKMIPAADQAKRNGEESEAGSSRPKGSPAPDLIRRRGQPDSAAPAATTILTEKYEKLYLISRMQVRCHRHFKNLAGSS, encoded by the exons ATGAAGCCAACAAAGAAGAAACGCCTGACCTGGTTGCCGCAAGATATCATCGAACTGATACTTGTGAGGCTTCCGGTGAGCAACCTGCTGAGGTGCCGTGTTGTCTGCAAGCAGTGGGATGGCATCATTCGGGATCCGCAGTTCACCATGGCACACCTCCGGCACGCGCAGCGTCGCCCCCTTTTATTCTTCCAACAAGACGGGTCTTCAGGCAAGCTCTGCCCTAGCGAAGCAGTCCTCTTTGACGAGGCCTGGTCGCCATCGAAATGGGATGTGCCCGTGGTTGAGCCTGATGATTTCTTGTGCGGTTCGTGCAACGGTCTTCTTTGCTTGTACTCGAGCAAATcgaccatcaagattgccaacctCGCCACCGGTGAATGTATGCACCTCGCCAAACCCGTTAAGATGTACTCGACGGGTGATCACCCTTCGTTCTACAGCTTTGGTTTCAGCCCAGCTACAAATGAATACAAGGTCTTGCACTTTCTTCCGGGCAATGAGCACCACCATGTCGGTGGTTCCTTCAGTGTCATTCAAGTTTACACGCTGGGTGATGAGCAGTGGAGGGTTGTCAGAACTGAACAAGCTCTGAGCTTGTACTGTGTGAAACAAAGTGGAGTTGTCAATGTTGACGGAGCAATGTACTGGCTAACCCATGACAAAGAAAGCAGCTGGCGACGGGCCGTCGTATCCTTTGATCTCAGAGATGAATGTCTAAAATTAATACGGTTGCCCGAAGTTGATTTTGCGGATCCTGCATTTGGTAATCCGTTTCTTTACTGGATCACGGAGATAGATTCCAAGGTGTCTGTGGCTGCTGTTCAAGTCAGAAGAGATACCGGGCTTACAGGGAAGCTGCATATTTGGACACTTGACAACAAGACAGAGCAAAGCAGCTGGATCCAGACGTATAGTATTGAGTTATCAACACTTAAAGTTCTTGGACCACATTTCATCTACGGGGATAAGATTATCATGCATAGTGTTAACGGCGGCATATATTGCCATGAACTTACGAGCCAGCGCTTTACAATCGACGTAACCAAGTTAGGGAAGCTGTTACTTTTCAGCCCCCGCTGTGGCTACCGGAGTATTCAATCCTGTATGTATGTGAAGTCACTTGTGCGGTTGGATGCATACAAGAAGGCTGGTATCGTGCGCACGCCAAAGCGAAAAGAGGGTTGGAAATTGAAGAAGTGGGAGGCGTGGGAACACGACCGTTCTGAGATAGAAGAGCTGTGGAGATCCGCCCATCGGATTCAGCAAAGGATGCAT GAAATGGCACATGTGATCGGCGCAGCCATCAGTCTGAACTTGCCTGCACCACCAGATCAG GATAGCCCCCACCGACGGCTTAATTGGGTGGAGCAGAGGCGGATGACGGACATGCTGGAGTCTCATGTTGATAGTTTGGATGCTCAATGGAAG GTCTTAGTCCAGGCAGCTGACGCCTTCAGTGTTGAGAGCAAGAAGATGATCCCAGCGGCAGACCAGGCAAAG AGAAATGGAGAGGAGAGCGAGGCTGGGTCATCAAGGCCCAAGGGAAGCCCAGCTCCAGATTTGATTCGTCGACGTGGACAACCTGATTCGGCAGCGCCGGCGGCCACCACCATATTAACAGAGAAGTATGAGAAATTATACTTAATTAGTAGAATGCAAGTGCGTTGCCATAGGCATTTTAAAAATCTTGCTGGTTCATCATGA
- the LOC123107199 gene encoding putative F-box protein At1g77650 isoform X1 has translation MKPTKKKRLTWLPQDIIELILVRLPVSNLLRCRVVCKQWDGIIRDPQFTMAHLRHAQRRPLLFFQQDGSSGKLCPSEAVLFDEAWSPSKWDVPVVEPDDFLCGSCNGLLCLYSSKSTIKIANLATGECMHLAKPVKMYSTGDHPSFYSFGFSPATNEYKVLHFLPGNEHHHVGGSFSVIQVYTLGDEQWRVVRTEQALSLYCVKQSGVVNVDGAMYWLTHDKESSWRRAVVSFDLRDECLKLIRLPEVDFADPAFGNPFLYWITEIDSKVSVAAVQVRRDTGLTGKLHIWTLDNKTEQSSWIQTYSIELSTLKVLGPHFIYGDKIIMHSVNGGIYCHELTSQRFTIDVTKLGKLLLFSPRCGYRSIQSCMYVKSLVRLDAYKKAGIVRTPKRKEGWKLKKWEAWEHDRSEIEELWRSAHRIQQRMHEMAHVIGAAISLNLPAPPDQQDSPHRRLNWVEQRRMTDMLESHVDSLDAQWKVLVQAADAFSVESKKMIPAADQAKRNGEESEAGSSRPKGSPAPDLIRRRGQPDSAAPAATTILTEKYEKLYLISRMQVRCHRHFKNLAGSS, from the exons ATGAAGCCAACAAAGAAGAAACGCCTGACCTGGTTGCCGCAAGATATCATCGAACTGATACTTGTGAGGCTTCCGGTGAGCAACCTGCTGAGGTGCCGTGTTGTCTGCAAGCAGTGGGATGGCATCATTCGGGATCCGCAGTTCACCATGGCACACCTCCGGCACGCGCAGCGTCGCCCCCTTTTATTCTTCCAACAAGACGGGTCTTCAGGCAAGCTCTGCCCTAGCGAAGCAGTCCTCTTTGACGAGGCCTGGTCGCCATCGAAATGGGATGTGCCCGTGGTTGAGCCTGATGATTTCTTGTGCGGTTCGTGCAACGGTCTTCTTTGCTTGTACTCGAGCAAATcgaccatcaagattgccaacctCGCCACCGGTGAATGTATGCACCTCGCCAAACCCGTTAAGATGTACTCGACGGGTGATCACCCTTCGTTCTACAGCTTTGGTTTCAGCCCAGCTACAAATGAATACAAGGTCTTGCACTTTCTTCCGGGCAATGAGCACCACCATGTCGGTGGTTCCTTCAGTGTCATTCAAGTTTACACGCTGGGTGATGAGCAGTGGAGGGTTGTCAGAACTGAACAAGCTCTGAGCTTGTACTGTGTGAAACAAAGTGGAGTTGTCAATGTTGACGGAGCAATGTACTGGCTAACCCATGACAAAGAAAGCAGCTGGCGACGGGCCGTCGTATCCTTTGATCTCAGAGATGAATGTCTAAAATTAATACGGTTGCCCGAAGTTGATTTTGCGGATCCTGCATTTGGTAATCCGTTTCTTTACTGGATCACGGAGATAGATTCCAAGGTGTCTGTGGCTGCTGTTCAAGTCAGAAGAGATACCGGGCTTACAGGGAAGCTGCATATTTGGACACTTGACAACAAGACAGAGCAAAGCAGCTGGATCCAGACGTATAGTATTGAGTTATCAACACTTAAAGTTCTTGGACCACATTTCATCTACGGGGATAAGATTATCATGCATAGTGTTAACGGCGGCATATATTGCCATGAACTTACGAGCCAGCGCTTTACAATCGACGTAACCAAGTTAGGGAAGCTGTTACTTTTCAGCCCCCGCTGTGGCTACCGGAGTATTCAATCCTGTATGTATGTGAAGTCACTTGTGCGGTTGGATGCATACAAGAAGGCTGGTATCGTGCGCACGCCAAAGCGAAAAGAGGGTTGGAAATTGAAGAAGTGGGAGGCGTGGGAACACGACCGTTCTGAGATAGAAGAGCTGTGGAGATCCGCCCATCGGATTCAGCAAAGGATGCAT GAAATGGCACATGTGATCGGCGCAGCCATCAGTCTGAACTTGCCTGCACCACCAGATCAG CAGGATAGCCCCCACCGACGGCTTAATTGGGTGGAGCAGAGGCGGATGACGGACATGCTGGAGTCTCATGTTGATAGTTTGGATGCTCAATGGAAG GTCTTAGTCCAGGCAGCTGACGCCTTCAGTGTTGAGAGCAAGAAGATGATCCCAGCGGCAGACCAGGCAAAG AGAAATGGAGAGGAGAGCGAGGCTGGGTCATCAAGGCCCAAGGGAAGCCCAGCTCCAGATTTGATTCGTCGACGTGGACAACCTGATTCGGCAGCGCCGGCGGCCACCACCATATTAACAGAGAAGTATGAGAAATTATACTTAATTAGTAGAATGCAAGTGCGTTGCCATAGGCATTTTAAAAATCTTGCTGGTTCATCATGA
- the LOC123104095 gene encoding uncharacterized protein — protein MSTLRLQTIGVPPIFRSSCSQPDPRRRLCSRPHHLLGLSVLAGRAPSARRLAGHRSRSAGLISAGLVILSITAVVHVEGTDIGGSEATARGEGSTSDPLDPAPPPTAATFVQSTPPRSPQDPTSSPSATARPLTPSGNAHSYIEILTQELLDISTVMERISGGGRQ, from the exons ATGAGCACGCTCCGTCTCCAG ACTATAGGAGTACCCCCGATTTTCCGGAGTTCTTGCAGCCAAccagatccgcgccgccgcctctgctccCGCCCCCATCACCTCCTCGGCCTCTCGGTCCTGGCCGGCCGCGCCCCCTCTGCACGACGCCTCGCCGGACACCGATCTCGCTCCGCAGGACTCATCTCCGccggtctcgtcatcctctccatcaCCGCAGTCGTCCACGTCGAAGGCACGGACATCGGAGGCAGTGAGGCGACGGCTCGCGGCGAGGGAAGCACCTCGGATCCACTCGATCCCGCACCTCCACCGACCGCAGCCACCTTCGTTCAATCCACCCCTCCACGGTCCCCGCAAGATCCCACGTCTTCACCGTCCGCCACTGCCCGACCCCTTACTCCTTCCGGCAATGCACATAGCTACAT AGAGATATTAACTCAGGAGCTGCTGGACATTTCCACCGTAATGGAGCGTATCAGCGG AGGTGGACGACAGTAA